Proteins from a genomic interval of Rubinisphaera italica:
- a CDS encoding response regulator transcription factor: MIDTEHGFFVGINLQGEDQFFHCFSSQPDRPIRKKRVEYIYRDNCVAAGVDCWSPLGLLFAKDAANGRFPVPYTPCEIARQSDEPHLEYAEMYNAERYRFPAANLFPAERELYNRGVVALRDKQVASVVERVKSELRMDGLLMEAQEVAILAQKPLVDEGTQTLTYAGKSVRFRGAIQFRLLQRLAMDAGRFVDNVELGEFVWGDDDIKDKLISNTRGHIERKLAAANITGVGFDAVSGRTRMILS; encoded by the coding sequence ATGATTGATACTGAACACGGCTTTTTTGTTGGAATCAACCTGCAGGGCGAAGACCAGTTCTTTCACTGCTTTTCTTCCCAACCCGACCGACCAATCAGAAAGAAACGAGTCGAGTACATCTATCGCGACAATTGTGTCGCAGCGGGCGTTGATTGCTGGTCTCCACTGGGCCTGTTGTTTGCGAAAGACGCGGCAAATGGTCGATTTCCCGTTCCATATACACCATGCGAAATCGCTCGTCAGTCAGACGAACCGCACTTGGAATATGCGGAAATGTACAACGCTGAACGCTATCGGTTTCCTGCGGCAAATCTTTTTCCCGCAGAACGAGAGTTGTACAACCGAGGCGTGGTTGCGCTCCGAGACAAGCAAGTCGCCAGCGTCGTTGAGAGGGTGAAGTCGGAGCTGCGCATGGATGGCTTGCTCATGGAAGCTCAGGAAGTCGCCATTCTCGCTCAAAAGCCGCTCGTAGATGAAGGGACGCAGACGTTGACGTACGCTGGCAAGAGCGTGCGATTCCGGGGTGCGATTCAGTTTCGTCTATTGCAGCGGTTGGCAATGGACGCTGGCCGTTTTGTTGATAACGTCGAACTTGGCGAATTCGTCTGGGGTGATGACGACATTAAGGACAAACTCATCTCGAACACACGCGGGCACATCGAGCGCAAGCTGGCGGCAGCGAATATCACCGGTGTTGGTTTTGATGCAGTAAGTGGCAGAACCCGGATGATTCTTTCGTAA